The stretch of DNA AAGAAAAACCCCTTTTGGGCTCATCAAAGACAGGGAGATGTTAAATGGCAATTCAAAATTTAAGTTATAACTCTTCAAAAAACCCGTACTTGCTTCAACAAGTAAATTCAGCCGGTCCGGAAAAACTCATATCGCTGCTTTATGATATTGGCTCAAAAAGCTGCCGCGCGAAAGACCGCCAAAAGGCAGCCAAAGTTTTAGTTGAGTTGATCGCAGCGTTAAATTTTGAATACAAGGAAATCGCTACCGGATTTTTTGACTTGTACCGCTATGCCTTGGATGAAGTTAATAAAGGCGGATTTGAAAACGCATTAAGGGTGTTTGAAGAGCTTAACGATGTTTGGAAGTCCGCAGTCATGAAAAACCCTTCAAATATGAATTAAAATCATGAATTATAAAATAGTGAACACGCTCACTACACCTGAGAATATTATGACTGACAACCCTGAAATGCTTATTTTAAAACTGTACGATTTGGGCATTCAAAAATGTCTCCAAAAGGACAGGGGTGGTGTGCAAAAAGTTCTGAAAGAACTCATTCGGTCTCTGAATTTTGAGTATAAAGATATGGCCGGATCTTTTTTTGAACTTTATGACTATGCGATGCGGTCCGCTGACGCGGAAAATTTTGATGAAGCCGCTAACATTTTAGAAGGCTTACGTTCTGCATGGGAAAAACTTGTTGCTAAGGACGGGATTTCAGTACCTGCTTTAACTTACGAGGGTTAGAAAATGGGCACAGACTTATTTATACAAGGCAACCCGGCGATTGAGCGGCTCATCGCGACAACTTTGCAGATCGAAGGCCAGCCGCGTTTTATTCTGGAAGATAGGAAAGCTCTATTAAATTCGAGAAATAAAGTTCTGTCGGATTTGGATTCAAAGCTTTCTGCTTTGAATAAACTTGCCAAGCGATTGACCGATAAACTTACCGATTATTTTGCAGCCAAAACTGTGGACTCGAGCGACTCCGACTTGTTTACGGCGACCGCAGAAACAAAAGCGCTTGCCGGAAGTCATGATATACTTGTCCAACGCCTGGCGAGCTCGGATACCCGGGTTTCCAAACAGTACACTTCAACCGGGACCGCTTTGACCTCTTTCTTCAGCACAAATGGTTCCCAGACTTTCAAAATCGAAGTCGCACATCCGACGACGGCCGACAGCAGCAACCGTGAAGAGATATCCGTCACTATTAATTCAAGCGGCGCCACAGATGACGATGTGCTCGATGACATCGCATTGGCCATAAACAACGCCATGAGCGCTGCCGTCACCGCAGACACCATTGATGCAGATGAAAAAGTTTTTGCTTCGGTGGTGCATGAAGAAAGCGGCAAGAGCAGATTAGTTTTCAAAACCGAGCAGTCCGGGTTTACCAACCGGATGGTTATGACCGACTCGGCGAATTCTTTATTGTCCACGTTAGAGATAAGTAACAGCGTTCAATCGTCCGGGACTTCGGGAGGTTACATCACCGATGTTGGCAGCAGCGCTTCGGACAGTCTTTTAAATTCGAAGCTGCTGATCGATGGACTAACTTTTTACCGGGACAGCAACACCATTAACGATATTCTCGATGGCGTAACGATGACCATAAAAGCTGTCACTCCAGCCACCGAAACTTTAAAAGTGTCAACAGATGTTGAGGCGGTAAAGAAAGAGATAGAAGAGTTTCTAACGGCTTACAACGATGTGATTACTTACATTAAGCAAAAACAAAAAGTAGATCCGGAAACGAATTTCCGGGGTGTGCTGGCGAGTGATTCAACTTATTCCTTCATGCGAAGTAAATTCAGAGGCTTCATGAGTGATCCGGTCGCAGGGGTATCTTCAGGAAATCCTGAACATTTATTTGAAATTGGCATTACGGCCGCCGCCGACGGCACCTTAAGTTTTACAGACAGCGAAAAATTTGAGAACGTTCTGGCCGCCGGTTCTGCGCCGGTTTCTGATTTGTTCAATTCC from candidate division KSB1 bacterium encodes:
- a CDS encoding flagellar protein FliS, with amino-acid sequence MAIQNLSYNSSKNPYLLQQVNSAGPEKLISLLYDIGSKSCRAKDRQKAAKVLVELIAALNFEYKEIATGFFDLYRYALDEVNKGGFENALRVFEELNDVWKSAVMKNPSNMN
- the fliD gene encoding flagellar filament capping protein FliD produces the protein MGTDLFIQGNPAIERLIATTLQIEGQPRFILEDRKALLNSRNKVLSDLDSKLSALNKLAKRLTDKLTDYFAAKTVDSSDSDLFTATAETKALAGSHDILVQRLASSDTRVSKQYTSTGTALTSFFSTNGSQTFKIEVAHPTTADSSNREEISVTINSSGATDDDVLDDIALAINNAMSAAVTADTIDADEKVFASVVHEESGKSRLVFKTEQSGFTNRMVMTDSANSLLSTLEISNSVQSSGTSGGYITDVGSSASDSLLNSKLLIDGLTFYRDSNTINDILDGVTMTIKAVTPATETLKVSTDVEAVKKEIEEFLTAYNDVITYIKQKQKVDPETNFRGVLASDSTYSFMRSKFRGFMSDPVAGVSSGNPEHLFEIGITAAADGTLSFTDSEKFENVLAAGSAPVSDLFNSTNGVANQLKTFMKDFIKVGGIIDDGKESVEDRIKTLDGRIKRFDNRLAKREVQLRKQLAQMQQISILLGGQAAAFSSLAQTFRF
- a CDS encoding flagellar protein FliS; the encoded protein is MNYKIVNTLTTPENIMTDNPEMLILKLYDLGIQKCLQKDRGGVQKVLKELIRSLNFEYKDMAGSFFELYDYAMRSADAENFDEAANILEGLRSAWEKLVAKDGISVPALTYEG